In Methanocella paludicola SANAE, the sequence CCGTTCTCCAGGATGCCCAGCGCGAGATATCCATCGTCATGGAGCGCATCGAATATGGTGGCGTGGTAGTAGGTGATCTCCTCGGGGGATATGTTGGAGTATCCCGTGACAATGACGGCATGGCCGTATTCGGTGGCGGGCACGGGCACTTTTAGCTGATAATATGCGTCCGCAGCATCGAACGATCGCATATCGATGGCGTCGATGGGCATGCCGCTGGCATATGTGGCCGGCTGGCCCTGAAGATATGAGGAGCCAAGGCCGTCGATGATGACGATGACGGTGCCCTGTGCGCAGGCCGATGGCGATAAGAATATGAAAGCGGCAAGCAGGAGCATGAGCAGGTAGCGCATATAACTTATTTTCAATATTTTGATATTTAGTCTTTACCATAGAACGGCGAGAAAGTATTATGGCCCGTCGTATAAATCTCCTGATGATGAAGATAAAGAACGCCGAAGGCGTTATCCGGGGCGACAGGCGGAGGGCCGACGCCCTTGACATCCTGAAGGCGGGCATCGAGGCGGTGATGCCCGAAAACGTCATCCGTAACTCCGTTCGCCTCGAACGTAATGTGCTCGATGTCGGGGGCCGGCGATATGACATTTCCGGGTACAGGAATATTTACGTGGCAGGCGGCGGCAAAGCATCGGGCACCATGGCCGTGGCGCTTGAAAAGATACTGGACGGGCGCATCACAGCGGGCATAGTGAACGACCGCTATGGCGTCGAAGTAAAAACCCGCACTATAAAGGTCAACCACGCCGGCCACCCGCTGCCGACAGAGGACGGCGTGCGCGGCGTGAAAGAAATGCTGGACATGCTGGCCCGTGGCGGCCCCGGCGACCTGGTGGTTTTTTTCATTTCGGGCGGTGGCTCGGCGCTATTGCCTTTTCCGGCTGAGGGCATCAGCCTGGAGGACTGTATCGGGCTTACGGACCTGCTATTGAAGAGCGGTGCCCGCATTGCCGAGATGAACGCCGTCCGGAAGCACGTATCGGCGATAAAGGGCGGCCGGTTCCTGAAGTATACGGGCGGGGCCGCGGTCATCAGCCTCATCGTGTCCGACGTCGTGGGCGACGACATCAGCTTTATCTCTTCGGGCCCCACCGCGCCGGACGCAACTACGTATGCCGAGGCCCTGGCGGTCCTCGAGAAATACGACATCTATGATAATACGCCGGCAAGCATCAAAGTCCGCCTGGAGAATGGCGTAAGGGGCGAGATACCAGAAACGCCAAAGCCAGGGGACCCGATCTTCGAGCGGGTCAACAACGTGGTCGTGGCCGGCAACATCATCGCGCTGGAGGCGGCGGCAAAAAAGGCATTCGAGCTCCATTACCGGCCGCTCATCCTGGGCTCGTGCATCATCGGCGAAAGCCGGGAGGTCGGATTGGTATTGTCGGGCATAGCGAAGGAGTGCCTGAAGTCCGGAAATCCTGTGGAGCCTCCGGCCGCCATCATTTCGGGCGGGGAGACCACGGTGACTATCCGGGGCAGCGGCAAGGGGGGCCGTAACCAGGAGCTGGTGCTGGGATTTTTACAGAACTATACGCCCGGGGCCACGATCGTTTCTGCCGATACCGATGGCATCGATGGGGTAACAGATGCATGCGGGGCCATAGCCGACGGTACAACGCTGGAAAGGGCGAAGAAAGGGGGGCTTTTTATAGCCGATGCATTAAAAGAAAATTCCTCGTATGATTTTTTTAGATCTCTCGGAGATCTTATCTTCACAGGGCCTACCGGCACGAACGTGAGCGACCTGAGGCTTATTCTCGTTTACAGGGATTGAGCTTCGTGCATCTCATCCAGGCATCCTTCGGCCTGCCCGGGCATGATGATATCTTTATTATTTAATGCGGCCTCGAACCGCTCCATCCTGGCCGCCAGCCCGCGGTAATGGGGCAGGTACGCCTCATAGTAGAAGACCCGGCCGGGGTCGATGCCCCCCTCGGCGAGCGCCTTTTTAAGCTCCTCGACACGCTTTGCGACATTCGCTTTAACTGCCCCCTCCGGGGAGTTCGTCGTGCCGTCGGCCAGGAATACGCCGGAGGCGCCGTTATTTAGCGCATATATGAGGTGTTTTGGCTCGAGGCGCATGATAGAGGGCAAACGAATAATGCGGACCGATGAGGGGCAGGCGACTCGGTTAACGCCGGCATTGTCAGCCGCCACGTAAGCGATGTTCTCGTCCAGGAACGCGATCATCCTGGGACCGGAGGCGAGCATGCCGTCGATGCGGGCGTAAAGCGCTTCGTCGCTGCACGAGGGAAGCGATATGGCGTGTTCCGGGCAGCGCAATATGCAGCCGCCCAGGCCGATACAGGATAAGGGGTCGATCGTTATCCGGCCGTTCGTGTAGGCGGCCCCGTAGGGGCAGAGTTTAACGCAGGCGCCACATGAGGTACACTTCTCGTGATCGATGACCGCGTACTTTGGCTCGATATCGATCGGGGCGTTGACCAGCTCGGCGGCCTTCGAGGCGGCCGCACGGGCCTGCAGGATGGAGTCGGTGATGTCCTTTGCGCCCGCCGCCGTGCCGCAGACGAAGATCCCCCTCGAAGTCGTGGAGGAGGGGTCGAGCTTGGGGTGCTTTTCCTTAACGAACAGTTCGGGCGTCAGGCCGATGCCCAGGGCCTTCGCCGTTTGCATCGTGCCCGATGAGGGCTCGAGGGCACAGGAGAGAACGACCATGTCCGTCTCCAGCTCCATGGGTCCGCCGCCCAGCGTATCCTCGACTTTGACGACAAGCGGGCCTTCGCGCTGCACCTCGGCCACACGGCCGCGTATGAACTTAACGCCTTTCTTCTGTACCTCCCGGTAATAATTCTCATAAGAGCCTGGCGCCCGAATATCGGTATAGCAGATGTATACCTCGGTGCCGGGGAAGTGGTCGCGGATGTAGCTGGCGTGCTTGAGCGCGACCATGCAGCATATCTTCGAGCAATAAGGAATAGAGCCGGGCTTTTCGTCCCGGGAGCCCACGCACTGCACCATGACAATGCGCCTCGGGGCCATACCCGTGGCAGGGTCTTCCAGCCTGCCCGATGTCGGGCCGTTGACGGCCAGCAGCCGTGCCAGCTCCGTCTGCGTGTAGACGCCTTCGTATTTGCCGTAGCCGAACTCGTACTTCGCCGTGGGGTCCATCTCCCTATGTCCCGTGGCCACGATGACCGCGCCGGCGTGGAGCGTCTCGACCGTGCCTTCGGCACTCAGGTCGATGGCCCCGGCGCCGCATGCCTTCACGCAGCTCCCGCATTTCTTGCAAGCCTTATCGTCAATGGTATAAGAGGAGGGGACCGCCTGGGGGAAGGGCCTGTACGCGGCCTTCCGTTTCGACAGCATGGCGTTCCATTCATCTTTGACTGTAACGGGGCATGCCTGTGCGCACTTGCCGCAGGACATGCACTTCTTAGGATCGATGTGCCGGGGCTCCGACGCTAAGGTGACCGTAAGGTCGCCCGCGTGCCCTTTGATGCTGGCGATCCTCGAAAGCGTTCTAATATGAATGCGCTTGTTCCTCGCGACTTCGCTCATGATGGGGGCAAGCGAGCACATGGCGCACTCTTCGGTGAGCCGGTCGGGGGAGAAGACCTTGCCTATCTTGACCATGTTCCCCCCGATGGTCGGGCTGGCCTCGATGAGATGTACTTCGATGCCCTGTTTTGCCAGTGCCAGCGCGGAGGTCATGCCGGCGATGCCCCCTCCTACGACGATGACGCTCTTCTCAGAGGTGATCGTGATGTTATCAAGCGGCCGGGCCTCGCGTATTCCATATATCGAAGAGCGTACCTGGTCGATGGCCCGTGCCGTCGGGTCTTCCGATGGCACCCAGGCGCACTGCTCCCGGATGTTGGCGATATCGAGTAAATACGGGCTCAGCCCCGCGTCCTTCACGCAGTCCCGGAACGTGCGCTCGTGCACGATGGGGGAGCAGGAGGCGATAACGACGCGCTCAAGGCCCATCTCACGGATACGGCCTTTGATGAGCGCCTGGCCTTCGGCCGAGCAAAGGTAAGGGTAGTCTTCCACGCATTCGGCGCCTTCGGCGCGGGCGGCCCTTTTCAGGCGCCCGATATCGACGGCGCCGGCGATGTTATCGCCGCAATGGCAGATGAAGACGCCCGTTGCCGGCCTCATTGCCTGCCTCCCCCAATGCCGAGCTTTTCGAGCAGCGGCTCAACCGGCACGGCGTGCATGTCCAGGCCGATGTCATACGGGTCGGCGCCAAGGGCAAGTGCGACAAGCTCCGAGAAGTACAGGACGGGTATGTCCAGCGGGCTGACGGTTTCCTGGTAGTAGTCCAGATTAAAAGTACAGCCGGGGCACTGGGTGATGATGACGTCCGGGGAGGCTTCCTGTATGGAGGCGAACTTGCGCTTCAGTATTGACCTGGGATACTCCCGGTCGAGCATGGTATAGTGGAATCCCATGCCGCAGCAGAGCGAGCGTTCGCCATAGTCGGCCACGCTGCACCCGAGCGCCTTCGCGATATCGTCGAGCACTTCGGGCTTTTCGTGGGTCCCAGAGGCCACGTCCCGGTAGAATATTTTTGAGTAATGGCAGCCGTGGTGGGTGACGGCACTGATGCCGTCGAAGCGGTAAAGTGCCTTTGCGGTAATGTCGTCCAGCTTCGCCAGGAAGACGTCGGATATGTGGTGGATACTGGGGCTGAGGTCCATCTTCCTGCCGATCTTTTCCATGGCCCCGGCCACGTATTCCGCCTGGTCGCTGTCCTTCGATAATATCTCCTTGCATTCTTTCAGGTTACCGTAAGACGTGGGGCACGTGCAGACGATGCTCCGGCCTGAAGCCAGGGAAAAGTTGCGGGCGTTCAGGGCCAGGTTGGCCCGCAGGGGCACGACGCCCGCGTGGTACCCGAACCCGGTACACGAGGAGTGTTCCGGGTCGTCGGTATAGCCGGCGCCGATGCGGTCGAGCACGAAGCGGATGGACTTTTCTATGCCCGGGTACATCGAGCACATGATACAGCTCTTGAAGAGGTAATATTGATCCTGTGGTATGGCTGCGCTAATCATGGCGCTTGCCTCCCGGCCAGGTCATGTCAAGGAGCGCCCGGATCTCGCCCATCGCATGTTCCGGGATGGGTCGGGCCCGTGCATCGTCCCGGTCAAAGCCGAGCCGTTCTCGCTTATCCGGATTGTCCTTACAGCGGCTTACTGTACGAGGGCCGAACTCGCCAAGGAACGTAAGATCTTTGGGCAGGAAAGTCTCGCCTCGATCATAGAGGTTTTTCCGGATGACTGCGGCCATGTTC encodes:
- a CDS encoding FAD-dependent oxidoreductase, whose translation is MRPATGVFICHCGDNIAGAVDIGRLKRAARAEGAECVEDYPYLCSAEGQALIKGRIREMGLERVVIASCSPIVHERTFRDCVKDAGLSPYLLDIANIREQCAWVPSEDPTARAIDQVRSSIYGIREARPLDNITITSEKSVIVVGGGIAGMTSALALAKQGIEVHLIEASPTIGGNMVKIGKVFSPDRLTEECAMCSLAPIMSEVARNKRIHIRTLSRIASIKGHAGDLTVTLASEPRHIDPKKCMSCGKCAQACPVTVKDEWNAMLSKRKAAYRPFPQAVPSSYTIDDKACKKCGSCVKACGAGAIDLSAEGTVETLHAGAVIVATGHREMDPTAKYEFGYGKYEGVYTQTELARLLAVNGPTSGRLEDPATGMAPRRIVMVQCVGSRDEKPGSIPYCSKICCMVALKHASYIRDHFPGTEVYICYTDIRAPGSYENYYREVQKKGVKFIRGRVAEVQREGPLVVKVEDTLGGGPMELETDMVVLSCALEPSSGTMQTAKALGIGLTPELFVKEKHPKLDPSSTTSRGIFVCGTAAGAKDITDSILQARAAASKAAELVNAPIDIEPKYAVIDHEKCTSCGACVKLCPYGAAYTNGRITIDPLSCIGLGGCILRCPEHAISLPSCSDEALYARIDGMLASGPRMIAFLDENIAYVAADNAGVNRVACPSSVRIIRLPSIMRLEPKHLIYALNNGASGVFLADGTTNSPEGAVKANVAKRVEELKKALAEGGIDPGRVFYYEAYLPHYRGLAARMERFEAALNNKDIIMPGQAEGCLDEMHEAQSL
- a CDS encoding glycerate kinase type-2 family protein; the encoded protein is MMKIKNAEGVIRGDRRRADALDILKAGIEAVMPENVIRNSVRLERNVLDVGGRRYDISGYRNIYVAGGGKASGTMAVALEKILDGRITAGIVNDRYGVEVKTRTIKVNHAGHPLPTEDGVRGVKEMLDMLARGGPGDLVVFFISGGGSALLPFPAEGISLEDCIGLTDLLLKSGARIAEMNAVRKHVSAIKGGRFLKYTGGAAVISLIVSDVVGDDISFISSGPTAPDATTYAEALAVLEKYDIYDNTPASIKVRLENGVRGEIPETPKPGDPIFERVNNVVVAGNIIALEAAAKKAFELHYRPLILGSCIIGESREVGLVLSGIAKECLKSGNPVEPPAAIISGGETTVTIRGSGKGGRNQELVLGFLQNYTPGATIVSADTDGIDGVTDACGAIADGTTLERAKKGGLFIADALKENSSYDFFRSLGDLIFTGPTGTNVSDLRLILVYRD
- a CDS encoding CoB--CoM heterodisulfide reductase iron-sulfur subunit B family protein; protein product: MISAAIPQDQYYLFKSCIMCSMYPGIEKSIRFVLDRIGAGYTDDPEHSSCTGFGYHAGVVPLRANLALNARNFSLASGRSIVCTCPTSYGNLKECKEILSKDSDQAEYVAGAMEKIGRKMDLSPSIHHISDVFLAKLDDITAKALYRFDGISAVTHHGCHYSKIFYRDVASGTHEKPEVLDDIAKALGCSVADYGERSLCCGMGFHYTMLDREYPRSILKRKFASIQEASPDVIITQCPGCTFNLDYYQETVSPLDIPVLYFSELVALALGADPYDIGLDMHAVPVEPLLEKLGIGGGRQ